The Croceicoccus marinus genome contains a region encoding:
- a CDS encoding 3-hydroxyacyl-CoA dehydrogenase NAD-binding domain-containing protein yields MGETVTVSVDNGIAIVTIANPPVNALGRAVRQDLDAAADRIASDGDIRAAIIRADGGTFPAGADIAEFPDVPAPLHGDVFDKIEALHKPVVAAIHGTALGGGLELALACHFRVAAEGAKMGLPEVQLGLLPGARGTQRLPRLIGAEAALGMMLTGKPIDAAKALKAGLIDELVPATELDDKAFEMATALMAKDGPLPRASQDSEWTRKDRDDPQLFDRVKDAHGRLFRGVIAPDAILTCVKAAVELPFDKGAEVEASEFARLLSSDQSRALIHVFFAMRETAKVPGIGRETPLIDIKSVGIIGAGTMGGGIAMCFANAGIPVKLVEVKAEALERGLGVIRKNYENTAKKGRLTDDQVESLMNSIAGTLDMEDLSDVDLVIEAVFESMEIKEKVFTRLDSIAKQGAILASNTSFLDINHIAAMTSRPEMVLGLHFFSPANVMPLLEVVRGDKSSDSVIATGMKLGKTLRKTPVLAGVCDGFIANRLMFPYMVASQQMLLRGTPMQDIDAAMKQYGFAMGPIALLDLIGLDVIDFPGEITMTGELVKAERRGQKLNGGFYDYDEKRRGTPAPAALEIIEKVRAAHGIETAPPLQADEILTGLLYPVVNEGARILEEGIALRAGDIDVTAILGYNWPSYQGGPMCWADIHGLDRIVSGLEKMDVQPAPLLAEKAASGGSFT; encoded by the coding sequence ATGGGCGAAACCGTCACCGTCAGCGTCGATAATGGCATCGCCATCGTCACGATCGCCAATCCGCCTGTCAACGCGCTTGGTCGCGCGGTGCGGCAGGACCTGGACGCGGCGGCTGACCGGATCGCAAGTGACGGCGACATCAGGGCCGCGATCATCCGTGCCGACGGCGGTACGTTTCCGGCGGGCGCCGACATTGCCGAATTTCCCGACGTACCCGCCCCGCTGCACGGCGATGTCTTCGACAAGATCGAGGCGCTGCACAAGCCCGTTGTCGCCGCGATCCACGGCACCGCGCTGGGCGGCGGGCTCGAACTGGCATTGGCTTGCCATTTCCGGGTCGCGGCCGAAGGCGCGAAGATGGGCCTGCCGGAAGTGCAGCTTGGCCTGCTTCCCGGCGCGCGCGGCACGCAGCGGCTGCCGCGTCTGATCGGGGCCGAGGCCGCGCTGGGCATGATGCTGACCGGCAAGCCCATCGATGCGGCCAAGGCGCTGAAGGCGGGCCTGATCGACGAGCTGGTCCCCGCCACCGAGCTGGACGACAAGGCGTTCGAAATGGCGACCGCGCTGATGGCCAAGGACGGCCCGCTGCCGCGCGCTTCGCAGGACAGCGAATGGACTCGCAAGGACCGCGACGATCCCCAACTGTTCGACCGGGTCAAGGATGCACACGGCCGGCTTTTCCGCGGCGTCATCGCGCCCGATGCGATCCTGACCTGCGTCAAGGCGGCGGTCGAACTGCCGTTCGACAAGGGCGCTGAGGTCGAGGCCAGCGAATTCGCGCGCCTGCTTTCGTCCGACCAGTCGCGCGCGCTGATCCATGTCTTCTTCGCCATGCGCGAAACCGCCAAGGTGCCCGGCATCGGCAGGGAAACGCCGCTGATCGACATCAAGAGCGTCGGCATCATCGGCGCGGGGACGATGGGCGGCGGCATCGCCATGTGCTTTGCCAATGCGGGCATCCCGGTGAAGCTGGTCGAGGTCAAGGCCGAGGCGCTGGAACGCGGCCTAGGTGTGATCCGCAAGAATTACGAGAATACCGCCAAGAAGGGCCGACTGACCGACGATCAGGTCGAATCACTCATGAATTCCATCGCCGGCACGCTCGACATGGAGGATTTGTCCGACGTCGACCTGGTAATCGAGGCGGTGTTCGAAAGCATGGAGATCAAGGAGAAGGTTTTCACCCGGCTCGATTCCATCGCCAAGCAGGGCGCGATCCTGGCGAGCAATACCAGCTTCCTCGACATCAACCATATCGCAGCCATGACGAGCCGGCCCGAGATGGTGCTGGGCCTGCATTTCTTCTCGCCCGCCAATGTCATGCCGCTGCTGGAAGTCGTGCGCGGGGACAAGAGCTCGGACAGCGTGATCGCCACCGGCATGAAGCTGGGCAAGACATTGCGCAAGACGCCGGTGCTGGCCGGGGTCTGCGACGGCTTCATCGCCAATCGCCTGATGTTCCCCTACATGGTCGCCAGCCAGCAAATGCTGCTGCGCGGGACACCGATGCAGGACATCGACGCGGCGATGAAGCAGTACGGTTTCGCCATGGGGCCGATCGCGCTGCTCGACCTGATCGGTCTGGACGTGATCGATTTCCCCGGCGAGATAACGATGACGGGCGAGCTGGTGAAGGCCGAACGGCGCGGCCAGAAGCTGAATGGCGGCTTCTACGATTATGACGAGAAGCGGCGTGGCACCCCTGCCCCCGCCGCGCTTGAGATCATCGAGAAGGTGCGCGCCGCGCATGGCATCGAAACTGCGCCGCCGCTGCAAGCCGACGAGATCCTGACCGGGCTGCTCTATCCCGTGGTCAACGAAGGCGCGAGGATCCTTGAGGAAGGCATCGCGCTGCGAGCGGGCGACATCGATGTCACCGCGATCCTGGGCTATAATTGGCCGTCCTATCAGGGCGGTCCGATGTGCTGGGCCGATATTCACGGCCTGGACCGGATCGTATCGGGGCTTGAAAAGATGGACGTCCAACCGGCCCCGCTGCTTGCCGAGAAGGCGGCTTCGGGCGGGTCGTTCACCTGA